One Aegilops tauschii subsp. strangulata cultivar AL8/78 chromosome 7, Aet v6.0, whole genome shotgun sequence genomic window carries:
- the LOC141027496 gene encoding protein DETOXIFICATION 16-like, which yields MQKPNLDEQLLLEPVERSDHVAVLEEAKRLLRLAGPLAAGGILRSALQLVSVMFVGHLGELLLAGASLATSLANLTGLSLLVGMSSSLDTLCRQALGARQYHLGFYKQRATVVLELACVPIALVWASTAKILLLLGQDAAILITAEAGAYARWLLPALVSYVPLVCHIRFLQSWCPSWSAPLSRR from the coding sequence ATGCAGAAGCCGAACTTGGACGAGCAGCTCCTGCTAGAACCCGTGGAGAGGAGCGATCATGTGGCGGTGCTGGAGGAGGCGAAGCGACTGCTGCGGCTGGCCGGGCCGCTGGCGGCGGGCGGCATCCTCCGGTCCGCGCTGCAACTGGTGTCCGTGATGTTCGTGGGCCACCTCGGCGAGCTTCTCCTCGCCGGCGCCTCGCTCGCGACCTCCCTCGCGAACCTAACCGGCCTCAGCTTGCTGGTGGGCATGTCGAGCTCCCTGGACACGCTGTGCAGGCAGGCGCTCGGCGCGCGGCAATACCACCTCGGCTTCTACAAGCAACGGGCGACGGTGGTGCTTGAGCTCGCCTGCGTCCCCATTGCTCTCGTCTGGGCCAGCACCGCCAAGATCCTCCTACTCCTCGGCCAGGACGCGGCCATCCTAATCACTGCCGAGGCCGGCGCCTACGCGCGGTGGCTCCTCCCGGCCCTTGTCTCGTACGTCCCTCTCGTGTGCCACATCCGCTTCCTGCAGTCGTGGTGCCCGTCATGGTCAGCTCCGCTGTCACGGCGCTGA
- the LOC109785244 gene encoding protein DETOXIFICATION 16, giving the protein MQKPSVDDQPLLGPVERSEHVAALEEAKRLLRLAGPLAAGGILRSALQLVSVMFVGHLGELPLAGASLATSLANVTGFSLLVGMSSALDTLCGQAFGARQYHLLGLYKQRAMVVLALACVPIALVWANTAQILLLLGQDAAIAAEAGAYARWLLPALVPYVPLVCQIRFLQTQSIVVPVMVSSAVTALNHILVCWALVHKVGMGSKGAALASTVSYSTNLAILCLYSRLSGACKRTWTGFSMEAFKELRQFGEIAVPSAMMVCLEWWSFELLVLLSGLLPNPKLETSVLSICLNTGALMFTVPSGLCAAISTRVSNELGAGRPQVARLATRVVICMAMFAGSVISITMILLRKSWGYMYSNEEEVVTYIARMIPVLGVSFFIDGIHTSLSGVLYGCGEQKIGARVNLAAFYLAGIPLAVLLAFVLHLNGMGLWLGIVCGSLTKLVLLVWIVVSINWENESIKAKDMVLGTSLLVA; this is encoded by the exons ATGCAGAAGCCAAGCGTGGACGACCAGCCCCTGCTCGGACCCGTGGAGAGGAGCGAGCATGTGGCGGCGTTGGAGGAGGCGAAGCGGCTGCTGCGGCTGGCCGGGCCGCTGGCGGCGGGCGGCATCCTCCGGTCCGCGCTGCAGCTGGTGTCCGTGATGTTCGTGGGCCACCTCGGCGAGCTTCCCCTCGCCGGAGCCTCGCTCGCCACCTCCCTCGCCAACGTGACCGGCTTCAGCTTGCTGGTGGGCATGTCGAGCGCCCTGGACACGCTCTGCGGGCAGGCGTTCGGCGCGCGGCAGTACCACCTTCTCGGCCTCTACAAGCAACGGGCGATGGTGGTGCTGGCGCTCGCCTGCGTCCCCATCGCCCTCGTCTGGGCCAACACCGCCCAGATCCTCCTGCTCCTCGGCCAGGATGCGGCCATCGCTGCCGAAGCCGGCGCCTACGCGCGGTGGCTCCTCCCGGCCCTTGTCCCGTACGTCCCTCTTGTGTGTCAAATCCGCTTCTTGCAGACGCAGAGCATCGTTGTGCCGGTCATGGTCAGCTCCGCCGTCACGGCGCTGAACCACATCCTCGTGTGCTGGGCGCTGGTGCATAAGGTGGGCATGGGGAGCAAAGGCGCCGCGCTGGCCAGCACCGTCTCCTACTCCACAAACCTGGCCATACTGTGCCTGTACTCGAGGCTCTCAGGCGCCTGCAAGAGGACGTGGACTGGGTTCTCCATGGAGGCCTTCAAGGAGCTGCGCCAGTTCGGCGAGATTGCCGTGCCTTCCGCCATGATGGTTTG CTTGGAATGGTGGTCGTTTGAACTGCTTGTGCTGCTGTCTGGTCTTCTGCCTAATCCTAAGCTCGAAACCTCGGTATTGTCGATATG TCTTAATACGGGCGCTCTTATGTTCACGGTGCCATCCGGTCTCTGCGCAGCCATCAG CACACGCGTTTCCAACGAACTTGGTGCTGGTAGGCCTCAGGTAGCGAGGCTGGCAACTAGAGTGGTCATATGCATGGCCATGTTTGCAGGCTCAGTGATCTCCATCACAATGATTTTGCTACGCAAATCTTGGGGTTACATGTACAGCAACGAGGAGGAAGTCGTGACATACATTGCCAGGATGATACCTGTCCTTGGCGTATCTTTCTTCATTGATGGAATCCACACTTCTCTTTCAG GTGTGCTATATGGATGTGGTGAGCAGAAGATTGGTGCACGGGTCAATCTCGCCGCATTCTACTTGGCAGGCATCCCCTTGGCCGTGTTGCTTGCATTCGTCCTGCATTTGAATGGAATG GGGCTTTGGCTTGGCATCGTTTGCGGCAGCCTCACTAAGCTTGTGTTGCTTGTGTGGATCGTAGTTTCTATAAACTGGGAGAATGAG TCTATTAAGGCAAAAGACATGGTGTTAGGAACTTCTCTTCTGGTTGCATGA